The following proteins come from a genomic window of Ursus arctos isolate Adak ecotype North America unplaced genomic scaffold, UrsArc2.0 scaffold_12, whole genome shotgun sequence:
- the PARS2 gene encoding probable proline--tRNA ligase, mitochondrial has product MEGLLSRCRALPVLATCSHQLSGYGPHRFYHCDPERGKRLVLSRVFQPQNLRGDQVLSLEDRSGDLTCKSQRLMLQVGLIHPASPGCYHLLPYTVRAMEKLERVIDQEMQAIGGQKVNMPSLSPAELWRATNRWDLMGKELLRLRDRHGKEYCLGPTHEEAVTALVASQKRVSYKQLPLLLYQVTRKFRDEPRPRFGLLRGREFYMKDMYTFDSSPEAARHTYGLVCEAYSSLFRRLGLRCVRVQADVGSIGGTASHEFQLPADIGEDRFAVCPSCGFSANTETLHSSQTDCPACWGPLTKARGIEVGHTFYLGTKYSSIFSAQFTNAQGKPCLAEMGCYGLGVTRILAAAVEVLSTEDCIRWPGLLAPYQVCLIPPKKGSKEEAAAELMGHLYDLITEAVPQLRGEVLLDDRTHLTIGNRLKDANKFGYPFVIIAGKRALEDPAHFEVWSQNTGEVVFLTREGVTEFLSQVRVV; this is encoded by the coding sequence ATGGAAGGGCTGCTGTCAAGATGCAGAGCTCTGCCCGTCCTGGCCACCTGCAGCCACCAGCTCTCTGGGTACGGTCCTCATAGGTTTTACCACTGTGACCCTGAGAGAGGGAAGCGCTTGGTGCTGTCCCGTGTGTTCCAGCCCCAGAATCTTCGGGGAGACCAGGTGCTGTCTCTCGAGGACAGATCTGGCGACCTGACCTGTAAGAGCCAGCGGCTCATGCTGCAGGTGGGCCTGATCCACCCGGCAAGCCCCGGCTGTTACCACCTCCTGCCTTACACCGTGCGTGCCATGGAGAAGCTCGAGCGGGTGATAGACCAGGAGATGCAGGCCATCGGGGGGCAGAAGGTCAACATGCCCAGCCTCAGCCCAGCGGAGCTCTGGCGAGCCACCAACCGGTGGGACCTGATGGGCAAGGAGCTGCTGAGACTTAGAGACAGACATGGCAAGGAATACTGCTTAGGACCCACTCACGAGGAAGCCGTCACGGCCCTGGTCGCCTCCCAGAAGAGAGTGTCCTACAAGCAGCTCCCGCTCCTGCTGTACCAGGTGACAAGGAAGTTTCGGGACGAGCCCAGGCCCCGCTTCGGTCTTCTCCGCGGCCGGGAGTTTTACATGAAGGACATGTACACCTTCGACTCCTCCCCAGAGGCCGCCCGGCACACCTACGGCCTGGTGTGCGAGGCCTACAGCAGTCTGTTCCGCAGGCTGGGGCTGCGGTGCGTCAGGGTCCAGGCAGACGTGGGCAGCATCGGGGGCACTGCGTCTCACGAGTTCCAGCTGCCGGCCGACATCGGGGAGGACCGCTTTGCCGTCTGTCCCAGCTGCGGCTTCTCGGCCAACACGGAGACGCTGCACTCGTCGCAGACCGACTGCCCGGCCTGCTGGGGCCCACTGACCAAAGCCAGGGGCATCGAGGTGGGGCACACGTTTTACCTGGGCACCAAGTACTCCTCCATTTTCAGTGCCCAGTTCACCAACGCCCAGGGCAAGCCGTGCCTGGCCGAGATGGGCTGCTACGGCCTGGGCGTGACGCGGATACTGGCCGCCGCCGTAGAAGTGCTATCCACGGAGGACTGCATTCGCTGGCCGGGCCTCCTGGCGCCTTACCAGGTGTGCCTCATCCCCCCGAAGAAGGGCAGTAAGGAGGAGGCGGCCGCCGAGCTCATGGGCCACCTGTACGACCTCATCACGGAGGCGGTGCCGCAGCTCCGTGGGGAGGTCCTGCTCGATGACAGGACCCATCTGACCATTGGAAACAGACTGAAAGACGCCAACAAGTTTGGCTACCCCTTTGTGATCATTGCGGGCAAGAGGGCCCTGGAGGACCCCGCACATTTTGAAGTTTGGAGCCAGAACACCGGTGAGGTGGTCTTCCTCACCAGAGAGGGAGTCACGGAATTTCTGAGCCAAGTGCGGGTTGTCTGA